In one Neobacillus sp. WH10 genomic region, the following are encoded:
- a CDS encoding metallophosphoesterase, with amino-acid sequence MKKVFCLLTALGAITATALFSTNSKVQASERENPNIQLLVMSDVHVSSDTPDYKFANALQDSLDIAPNYDVLSIVGDLTNYGIEKEYDDFNKILNDHVEEEKPKVFAMGNHEYFESFYNKESVTTDKEMQQRFVDKTKMPGLYYDKWIKGYHFIVLAGEKGYDTLIEENPDVPHAFNYAYISDEQYEWFEKTIAENVEKNKPIFVFLHQPIKNTVYGSRWNAGYDEEKLLSIMKKYPQVIYFSGHSHYPIENQKSIIQNGITMVNTGSVKYGYDDINGNMDTSEGYVVNVFSDKVEFKARDYLNKKWIKTVEIPLAYDKWVNTKDGWKYYDQNGLVKTGWFKDNGKYYYLNTSGIMQIGWQNIGGKWYFFSPSGEMKTGWIKDHSAWYYMKPSGEMATGWVSDNSTWYYFKSNGAMATGWIQNGQNWFYLNSSGAMATGWIRDGQIWYYLKSSGAMATGWIRDSQDWFYLNSSGAMATGWILDGQNWFYFKPSGTMATGWISENGIRYYLNSNGALATG; translated from the coding sequence ATGAAGAAAGTTTTCTGTCTTTTAACTGCATTAGGGGCTATAACTGCCACTGCCCTTTTTAGCACAAATAGTAAGGTACAAGCTAGTGAAAGAGAAAATCCAAACATCCAATTACTTGTTATGAGTGATGTTCATGTCAGTAGTGATACACCTGATTACAAGTTCGCAAACGCATTACAGGATTCTTTGGATATTGCACCAAACTATGATGTCTTAAGTATTGTTGGGGATTTAACAAATTACGGTATAGAGAAGGAATACGATGACTTTAACAAAATTCTCAATGATCATGTCGAAGAAGAAAAGCCAAAAGTTTTTGCCATGGGCAATCATGAGTATTTCGAATCCTTTTATAATAAGGAATCTGTAACCACCGATAAAGAAATGCAACAACGGTTTGTTGACAAAACGAAAATGCCCGGCCTCTATTATGATAAATGGATTAAAGGCTATCATTTTATCGTCTTAGCTGGTGAAAAGGGCTATGACACGCTAATAGAGGAAAACCCGGACGTTCCTCACGCCTTCAATTATGCCTACATTTCAGATGAACAATATGAATGGTTCGAGAAAACTATTGCAGAAAATGTTGAAAAAAATAAACCGATATTTGTTTTTTTGCATCAACCGATTAAAAATACAGTTTATGGAAGTCGATGGAATGCTGGATATGACGAAGAGAAATTATTAAGTATCATGAAAAAATATCCACAAGTCATTTATTTTTCCGGACATTCCCATTATCCTATCGAGAATCAAAAAAGCATAATACAAAATGGAATCACAATGGTCAATACGGGTTCGGTAAAATATGGCTATGACGATATAAATGGAAATATGGATACCTCTGAGGGCTATGTGGTCAACGTATTTTCTGACAAAGTGGAGTTTAAAGCAAGAGATTATCTGAATAAAAAGTGGATAAAAACAGTAGAAATTCCTCTTGCCTATGATAAATGGGTGAATACGAAAGATGGATGGAAGTATTATGACCAAAACGGCCTCGTGAAAACAGGCTGGTTTAAGGATAACGGGAAGTATTACTATTTAAACACCAGCGGAATCATGCAAATTGGCTGGCAAAATATAGGTGGTAAATGGTATTTCTTTTCTCCATCAGGGGAAATGAAAACTGGATGGATAAAGGATCATTCAGCCTGGTATTATATGAAGCCATCTGGTGAAATGGCCACTGGCTGGGTATCCGACAATTCCACTTGGTATTATTTTAAATCTAACGGTGCCATGGCCACCGGCTGGATTCAGAATGGTCAAAATTGGTTTTATTTAAATTCCAGCGGCGCTATGGCCACCGGCTGGATTCGGGATGGCCAAATCTGGTATTACTTAAAATCCAGCGGCGCTATGGCCACTGGCTGGATTCGGGATAGCCAAGACTGGTTTTATTTAAATTCCAGTGGCGCTATGGCCACTGGCTGGATTCTGGATGGCCAAAACTGGTTTTATTTTAAACCAAGCGGCACCATGGCAACGGGTTGGATTTCCGAAAATGGAATAAGGTATTACCTTAATAGCAACGGCGCCTTGGCCACTGGGTAG
- a CDS encoding glucosaminidase domain-containing protein — MNNRKILSFIMFFILLGLFNGGSLNEAKAAEQPGMHVTSIKLPVYRSFEELSDQRIHLAPGYTRYAELSYNDEVTIIGEKDYAAKIRMTDGREGWVHRAYLNSNIRNQTWLVKKGRNLRDTSDGSKPPFDSISKNTKVYVLEVTPDTKYYKIETVDEPKKAGWIYSWYLEKETYMTIKGGSNVIPYEFGKEGTTTNNISIFTPLNTKGNVTANQINQFINYKTNWANTFMTGMGAAYIEAQTKSTLNAVYLLAHSGLETKWGDSQIVKTKKNYYGLNANDIKPLDDAYDYASKRDGIVNGADFINLTYVSRDKLMPNSLDPYQQPTLDNMRFNSNYHQYSTDEAWASKIAQIAKEFTTFTTNAGWKSWGGKWYFYNPDWTLKTGWLQTGGKWYYFDNAGVMKTGWQLVGGKWYFMNPNGDMRTGWLYSGGKWYFLNPSGDMQTGWLYTGGMWYYLNNSGNMQTGWVLVNKKWYYLYSDGHMAANTTIGGYRLGKDGAML; from the coding sequence TTGAATAATCGAAAAATTCTAAGTTTCATCATGTTTTTTATCTTACTGGGACTATTTAATGGTGGATCATTAAACGAGGCAAAGGCAGCCGAACAACCAGGCATGCATGTAACTTCAATCAAGCTGCCAGTCTATCGCAGCTTTGAAGAGCTTTCCGACCAACGCATTCATCTAGCTCCAGGTTACACTCGCTATGCGGAATTATCTTATAACGATGAAGTAACCATTATAGGAGAGAAAGATTATGCTGCCAAAATCCGCATGACGGACGGACGAGAAGGCTGGGTTCACAGAGCGTACTTAAACAGTAATATAAGAAATCAAACATGGCTAGTGAAAAAGGGAAGAAATCTCCGGGACACTTCAGATGGATCGAAGCCTCCATTCGATTCAATTTCAAAAAATACGAAGGTATATGTTCTGGAAGTAACCCCTGACACCAAATATTACAAAATTGAAACTGTAGACGAACCTAAAAAAGCAGGTTGGATTTACAGTTGGTACCTTGAAAAAGAAACATACATGACTATTAAGGGCGGCAGTAATGTCATCCCGTATGAATTTGGAAAAGAAGGAACAACCACAAATAATATTTCTATCTTCACCCCATTAAACACAAAGGGCAATGTAACGGCAAATCAGATTAATCAGTTCATTAACTATAAAACAAATTGGGCTAATACGTTTATGACGGGGATGGGGGCAGCCTATATTGAGGCACAAACCAAGTCGACCTTAAATGCTGTTTACCTTTTAGCCCATTCAGGTCTAGAAACAAAATGGGGCGATTCTCAGATTGTTAAAACCAAGAAAAACTACTATGGTCTTAATGCAAATGACATAAAGCCGCTCGATGATGCGTATGATTATGCCTCAAAAAGGGATGGTATCGTAAACGGAGCTGACTTTATCAATCTAACGTATGTAAGCAGGGACAAGCTTATGCCGAATTCCCTTGATCCTTATCAACAGCCGACACTTGATAATATGCGCTTTAATTCCAACTATCATCAATACTCAACCGACGAGGCATGGGCGAGTAAAATTGCTCAAATTGCTAAGGAATTTACCACCTTCACTACGAATGCAGGCTGGAAATCATGGGGTGGTAAATGGTACTTTTACAATCCAGACTGGACCCTAAAAACAGGCTGGCTGCAAACGGGAGGTAAATGGTACTACTTCGACAACGCTGGTGTAATGAAAACCGGCTGGCAGCTTGTCGGGGGCAAGTGGTACTTTATGAATCCAAATGGGGATATGAGGACCGGCTGGTTGTATTCTGGCGGCAAATGGTACTTCTTGAACCCTAGTGGTGATATGCAGACCGGCTGGCTGTATACAGGCGGCATGTGGTATTACTTGAACAACAGCGGCAACATGCAGACCGGCTGGGTGTTAGTCAACAAAAAATGGTACTATTTATATAGCGATGGTCATATGGCTGCCAACACTACAATCGGCGGGTATCGTCTAGGCAAAGACGGTGCCATGCTTTAA
- a CDS encoding NTP transferase domain-containing protein, translating into MEQHLFQLLEAINKNAHLNQKKMAEICGISIGKVNYLIHDLTFGNYIYSEKKGRNISYYLTQKGLDFLHSGIEAYHGKKINIHQEPLTEIKQAIILAAGSRKDFDKPAGLMEIDGTTLLKRNVDILQENGINNIVIVTGYKKEAFQDFPEFNHLKFVNNPKFKWTGSMASLAAAFEYITDDFLLVEDDILIEERAIREILLHPHRDCVLISNESGSGDEAFVEIKNGYLHKISKDIHQFNRIDGEMIGISKLSYDVYSKMVSEYQQNNKNPFINYEYMLLDISRHYNIGYLKMHNLFWGEIDSWQHYNTVKEKTYPILKRKEAEFREIFIKSHLIEALDLVYEDIGEIQPFGGMTNKNFKVVIKGKEYVLRIPGNGTESMINRKEEKFNAALASNLGIDTELVYFNEETGVKIAELIPGAETLNSKMCKRQDYMELTTANFRKLHSSKLQMANHFDVFEKMEEYERQMEEANGQPYVPYEEAKEQIMILKKIYQGMNIQPTPCHIDPIPENMVMSSEGKLYFIDWEYSGMNDPMWDLAAHSLESGFSPEEEELFLLLYIEQDEIPLEIQQRVMMNKIFQDFLWSTWTVIKEAKGDDFGTYGIDRFNRCKEHLNHDIIREMAYEYKK; encoded by the coding sequence ATGGAACAGCACTTATTTCAATTATTAGAAGCGATTAATAAAAATGCCCATTTGAATCAAAAGAAAATGGCTGAAATATGTGGAATTTCAATTGGTAAAGTTAATTATCTAATCCACGATTTAACATTCGGAAATTATATTTACAGTGAAAAAAAGGGCAGAAATATCAGCTATTACCTAACACAAAAAGGGCTTGATTTTTTACATAGCGGAATTGAAGCCTACCACGGAAAAAAGATTAATATTCATCAAGAGCCATTAACAGAAATTAAGCAGGCTATTATTTTAGCAGCAGGGTCAAGAAAGGATTTCGATAAACCAGCAGGGTTAATGGAAATCGATGGAACAACATTGTTAAAAAGAAATGTTGATATTTTGCAGGAAAACGGCATTAACAATATTGTGATTGTCACTGGTTATAAGAAAGAAGCATTTCAAGATTTCCCTGAATTCAACCATTTGAAATTTGTGAATAACCCAAAATTCAAATGGACCGGTTCGATGGCATCCTTGGCAGCAGCTTTCGAATATATAACGGATGATTTCCTTTTGGTTGAGGATGATATTTTAATTGAAGAGCGGGCGATTAGGGAAATCCTCTTACATCCGCATCGCGATTGTGTGCTTATCAGCAATGAGAGCGGCTCCGGGGACGAGGCCTTTGTTGAAATAAAAAATGGCTATCTTCATAAGATCTCCAAAGACATCCATCAATTCAATAGAATTGACGGTGAAATGATCGGCATTAGCAAGCTATCCTATGATGTCTATTCAAAAATGGTCAGCGAGTATCAACAAAATAATAAAAATCCATTCATCAATTATGAATATATGCTACTCGACATTTCACGGCATTACAATATTGGATATTTAAAAATGCATAATCTCTTTTGGGGCGAAATTGATAGCTGGCAGCACTATAACACGGTCAAGGAAAAAACCTATCCTATCCTAAAACGGAAAGAAGCTGAATTCCGAGAAATTTTTATTAAAAGTCATTTAATCGAGGCGCTTGACCTCGTGTATGAAGATATCGGGGAGATTCAGCCGTTCGGTGGAATGACGAATAAGAATTTTAAAGTGGTTATTAAGGGTAAAGAATACGTGCTCCGGATTCCAGGTAATGGAACGGAATCGATGATTAACCGAAAAGAGGAAAAGTTCAATGCGGCGCTTGCGAGTAATCTGGGTATTGATACGGAGTTGGTTTATTTTAATGAAGAAACGGGTGTAAAAATTGCCGAATTGATTCCTGGGGCAGAAACACTGAACAGCAAAATGTGTAAGCGCCAGGATTACATGGAACTGACCACGGCTAATTTCAGGAAACTTCATTCTTCTAAACTACAAATGGCTAATCATTTTGATGTTTTTGAAAAAATGGAGGAGTACGAACGACAGATGGAGGAAGCAAATGGCCAGCCTTATGTGCCATATGAAGAAGCAAAAGAGCAAATTATGATTCTGAAGAAGATTTATCAAGGCATGAATATTCAACCTACCCCTTGTCATATTGATCCGATTCCTGAAAATATGGTTATGAGCAGTGAAGGGAAGCTCTATTTTATTGATTGGGAATATAGCGGCATGAATGATCCGATGTGGGATTTGGCTGCACATTCCTTGGAAAGCGGCTTTTCACCTGAAGAAGAAGAGCTATTCTTGCTGCTTTATATAGAGCAAGATGAGATACCGTTGGAGATTCAACAGCGAGTGATGATGAATAAAATTTTCCAAGACTTTCTCTGGAGTACTTGGACCGTCATTAAAGAGGCAAAGGGAGACGATTTCGGCACTTACGGAATCGACCGCTTTAATAGATGTAAAGAGCATTTAAATCACGACATAATTAGGGAGATGGCGTATGAATATAAAAAATAA
- a CDS encoding LTA synthase family protein, producing MNKQQFNNLITVITFNGLVSLLLCLLYKYITFSFNMDSLIGWIDEYTKQCTKNIFVIFILLMVTVKLQLRLIEKLETSRPWILTLSKYAYILLLSGIMSIITSYYMVYFQLLKEPTATLEWIEGSTRIFFAGAIFLFFIYLFVFFLIGNIYISSIITAIVIFVLGFVHYNKLNLRVEPLYPADFSQITQMRDVIPMVKEYLSLQKAILIVVVVGIMLFFVRYLPKAKISFRVRVILLALTAGMIYAYTFFPTSFMKNFVQKVGNVSIVKWDQLENYKNNGFVFGFISNIQNDAFEEPDGYSKKNVLDTAKKYIKINTSQTSAKGEVKKPNIVYIMSEAFWDPTKLKNVQFSEDPMPNLRKLMDQYSSGYNLSPSFGGATANVEFEALTGFSNYFLKVGSIPYQDIIDRKNFIPTIVSDLEGQGYQSLAIHPYNKIFYKRNRVYDVFGFDQFLDMSTMKHQDMSGPYISDESLSKEVIDELKKEEKPMFVHAVTVQNHFPYTPNRYEQNQIDVSGLSPEYNELLEVYSEGIRQADEALQLLVDQLEQLDEPTIVVFWGDHLPILGQDLAIYKETKYASKKANKFLYEKKYAETPLLIYSNYSIEKQELNTLSPAFYGPTVYEMAGLKKPPFYNLLDLVKEEIPGLKVSVQIDGNQKFITKDFTNKQKQLLKDYQLLEYDLLVGKQYSKDLLFK from the coding sequence ATGAATAAACAACAATTTAATAATTTAATCACAGTCATTACGTTTAACGGTCTTGTTTCTTTACTTTTGTGCTTATTATATAAATATATAACTTTTTCCTTTAATATGGATTCCTTAATCGGTTGGATAGATGAATACACAAAGCAATGCACAAAAAATATTTTTGTTATTTTTATTTTATTAATGGTAACGGTAAAGCTACAGTTAAGGCTGATAGAAAAGCTAGAAACATCACGTCCATGGATCCTGACTCTTTCTAAATATGCTTATATACTTCTATTGTCAGGTATTATGTCTATTATCACCAGTTATTATATGGTCTATTTTCAATTGCTCAAAGAACCAACGGCAACCCTTGAATGGATTGAAGGTAGTACTAGAATCTTTTTCGCCGGCGCTATTTTTCTGTTTTTTATTTATCTTTTTGTCTTTTTTCTAATTGGTAATATTTATATAAGTTCAATTATAACAGCCATTGTTATTTTCGTCCTTGGTTTTGTGCATTATAATAAATTAAATTTACGGGTAGAACCATTGTACCCGGCTGATTTTAGTCAAATCACCCAGATGAGAGATGTAATTCCCATGGTGAAAGAATACCTTTCACTTCAAAAAGCAATCCTCATTGTTGTTGTAGTCGGCATTATGCTATTTTTTGTAAGATATCTACCGAAAGCTAAAATATCATTCCGGGTGAGGGTCATTTTGTTAGCTCTAACAGCAGGAATGATTTATGCTTATACATTTTTCCCAACTTCATTCATGAAGAATTTCGTTCAAAAAGTAGGAAATGTTTCGATTGTGAAGTGGGACCAGCTTGAGAATTACAAGAACAATGGCTTTGTATTCGGGTTTATTTCTAATATCCAAAATGATGCATTTGAAGAACCTGATGGCTATTCCAAAAAGAATGTACTTGATACGGCGAAAAAATATATCAAAATAAACACAAGTCAGACCTCAGCAAAAGGTGAAGTAAAAAAACCTAATATTGTTTATATTATGAGTGAGGCATTTTGGGATCCAACGAAACTAAAAAACGTTCAATTTAGTGAAGACCCGATGCCGAATCTTCGTAAGCTAATGGACCAGTATAGTTCTGGATACAATTTATCACCATCCTTTGGTGGAGCTACTGCCAATGTTGAGTTCGAAGCATTAACTGGATTTTCTAATTATTTTTTAAAAGTAGGCTCCATCCCATATCAAGATATAATTGATCGAAAAAATTTTATTCCAACGATTGTCAGTGACTTGGAAGGACAAGGATATCAGTCCCTTGCTATCCATCCATATAACAAAATTTTCTACAAACGAAATCGGGTTTATGATGTTTTTGGGTTTGATCAATTTTTGGATATGTCAACGATGAAACATCAGGATATGTCCGGCCCCTATATTTCGGATGAATCTTTATCTAAAGAGGTTATCGATGAATTGAAAAAAGAGGAAAAACCGATGTTTGTCCATGCAGTTACCGTTCAAAATCATTTTCCCTACACTCCAAATCGATATGAGCAAAACCAGATTGATGTTTCGGGGCTTTCCCCTGAATACAATGAGTTATTAGAGGTTTATTCAGAGGGAATCAGACAAGCGGACGAGGCGTTACAGTTACTGGTCGATCAGCTTGAGCAGCTTGATGAACCGACCATTGTTGTATTTTGGGGCGATCATTTACCTATTCTGGGTCAAGATTTAGCCATTTACAAGGAGACAAAATATGCTAGCAAGAAAGCAAATAAATTTCTTTATGAAAAGAAATATGCTGAGACGCCATTACTGATTTATTCAAACTACTCTATTGAGAAACAAGAATTAAACACCTTAAGTCCAGCTTTCTATGGACCGACTGTATACGAGATGGCGGGCTTGAAAAAGCCTCCATTCTATAACCTGTTGGACTTAGTAAAAGAAGAAATCCCAGGACTAAAGGTGTCGGTTCAAATTGATGGCAACCAAAAATTCATTACGAAGGATTTTACAAATAAGCAAAAGCAATTACTTAAAGACTATCAATTGCTGGAATATGATCTCCTAGTCGGTAAACAATATAGTAAGGATCTTTTATTTAAATGA
- a CDS encoding NTP transferase domain-containing protein encodes MRAIILAAGMGTRLRPLTFTTPKALTPVNGKPMLETQIEYLQEIGVEEIVVVTGYLAEKFEYLKEKYGVTLVHNDKYNVYNNIYTMYLVREYLHDTYVIDGDNYLHRNFLLKSPKTSMYFSARKPEFKEEWMIRYDDHYKVTDIVIGDGEHDYILCGVSYWSEDDGRYIIGKLEEAVSAGGFTELYWDDIVKDNIPDINVYLQEIHPDDSYEIDSLEDLEKLNTLLAARN; translated from the coding sequence ATGAGAGCAATTATACTTGCAGCAGGAATGGGAACTAGGTTACGACCTTTAACATTCACAACGCCAAAAGCACTCACACCAGTAAATGGAAAGCCGATGCTTGAGACACAAATCGAATATTTACAAGAAATTGGTGTCGAAGAAATTGTTGTTGTGACTGGATACTTAGCAGAGAAATTTGAGTATCTGAAGGAAAAATATGGTGTTACCCTTGTTCATAATGATAAGTACAATGTCTATAATAATATTTACACGATGTATTTAGTAAGAGAATATTTGCATGATACGTACGTGATTGACGGCGATAACTACTTACATCGCAACTTTCTATTGAAAAGTCCAAAAACATCGATGTATTTTAGCGCCAGGAAACCGGAGTTTAAAGAGGAATGGATGATCCGCTACGACGATCACTATAAGGTAACGGATATCGTCATTGGTGACGGTGAGCATGATTATATTCTTTGCGGTGTCTCCTATTGGTCTGAAGATGATGGCAGATATATTATTGGAAAACTGGAAGAAGCTGTTTCCGCTGGGGGCTTTACGGAATTGTATTGGGATGACATCGTCAAGGATAACATCCCTGATATAAATGTCTACCTTCAGGAAATCCATCCGGACGACAGCTATGAAATTGATTCATTAGAAGACCTTGAAAAATTGAATACGTTGTTGGCTGCGCGAAATTGA
- a CDS encoding DMT family transporter: MNIKNKGFFFGMFSGFTWAVDTVLIGIVLSKTIFTSTDTVLFLAPLVSTFFHDMLSSLWMMLYMAIRGEFTVPFKKLTTRSGRFVMLGALLGGPIGMTGYVLAVKYLGPSLSASISAVYPAIGAFFAFVILKDRLTIKNWIGLFISILFIFLLGFTGGSPSPSYILGFSFILLCIFGWGMECVILAYGMKDDEISPEQALQIRQLVSAVTYGILILPIFNAYPLVGEVFKSSELFLIAGVAFSGTASYVFYYKAIYTLGPTRAMALNISYAAWAIFLSFLILHTPITAKVLFFSIMILVGSVITVANQDELKWMNLFRNRKTA, from the coding sequence ATGAATATAAAAAATAAAGGATTTTTCTTCGGCATGTTTTCCGGCTTTACCTGGGCGGTCGATACGGTTTTAATTGGAATAGTGTTATCAAAGACTATATTTACTTCAACAGACACGGTCCTTTTCCTTGCTCCGTTAGTTAGTACATTTTTCCATGATATGCTATCTAGTCTATGGATGATGCTATATATGGCGATACGAGGGGAATTTACAGTACCCTTTAAAAAATTGACAACCCGAAGCGGTCGGTTTGTTATGTTAGGCGCATTGCTTGGCGGTCCGATTGGGATGACCGGTTACGTGCTTGCAGTTAAGTATTTAGGTCCATCATTGTCGGCATCGATTTCAGCGGTGTACCCGGCGATTGGAGCATTCTTTGCTTTTGTCATCTTGAAGGACCGCTTAACGATTAAGAACTGGATTGGACTTTTTATAAGTATTTTATTTATTTTCCTTTTAGGATTTACTGGAGGCTCACCTTCTCCAAGCTACATTCTTGGCTTCTCATTCATCCTTTTATGTATTTTCGGTTGGGGTATGGAGTGTGTCATTCTAGCATACGGTATGAAGGATGATGAAATATCGCCTGAACAGGCGTTGCAAATTCGTCAGCTAGTTTCTGCTGTCACATATGGAATCTTAATTTTACCTATTTTTAATGCGTACCCGCTTGTGGGTGAAGTATTTAAGAGCAGTGAATTGTTCCTTATCGCCGGGGTTGCCTTTTCAGGAACGGCTTCCTATGTGTTCTATTATAAAGCGATTTACACGCTTGGACCAACCCGTGCAATGGCATTAAATATTTCCTACGCTGCATGGGCGATTTTCTTAAGTTTTCTCATTTTACACACGCCAATTACCGCAAAGGTCCTCTTTTTTAGTATTATGATATTAGTAGGATCGGTCATTACCGTTGCTAATCAGGACGAACTGAAATGGATGAATCTTTTTAGAAACAGGAAGACTGCGTAA
- a CDS encoding nuclease-related domain-containing protein, with protein sequence MAYKPRTEREEITILRSLHARMDLSEEDKWNYLKLKKGFEGEVMFDLLTEKLQSECFILNDLLLELNNSKFQIDTLVVQDTIYLFDIKNHEGDYYYEKGDIFLKSRKLMNNPLDQLKRCETLLRQLLQKYGFKLPVEA encoded by the coding sequence ATGGCTTATAAGCCGCGGACAGAACGGGAAGAAATAACGATATTAAGAAGTTTACATGCCCGAATGGACTTATCTGAAGAAGACAAATGGAACTATTTGAAGCTTAAAAAGGGTTTTGAAGGAGAAGTGATGTTTGACTTATTAACTGAAAAGCTCCAAAGTGAATGTTTTATATTAAATGATCTGCTGCTAGAGTTAAACAATTCTAAGTTCCAAATTGACACATTGGTTGTACAAGACACAATATACCTTTTTGATATTAAAAATCATGAAGGCGATTATTATTATGAAAAAGGTGATATCTTTTTGAAGTCTAGAAAATTAATGAACAATCCTCTGGATCAACTAAAACGTTGTGAAACCTTACTCCGCCAATTGCTCCAAAAATATGGTTTCAAACTGCCCGTTGAAGCGTAG